The DNA segment CAGCAGTGTTATCACACCGTTTCGGAAACTACGATCACCCAAACCAGTATGCCAGTCGGACGTTGGCAGTAAGCGAACAAAATTATGCATAGTTAGATCGCAAAGATTTCGCTATTATTTTTGGCGTTAGAACattctttgaatatttatggaatacgttttttttatagtcGGATAATGCCGCGTATTTTTCATCCGAGGAAATCTATTTTAGAGATCGCAGCAGCCCGCATACAGCAATGGGCAATATTTCTGTCAGCTTTTATAAGATCAAACACATTAAAAGTTCGAATAATTATGCCGATTGATTAAGTCTTTACCGCAAGTCACACAAGAGGGAAGTAGGTACCGATATTAGAAGAAGTAgccattgtatttttaaataatgttcaaGCATACGATTTTGCAACTCTAGATTGGAGACAAGTACAGCGAGCGACACAACAAGATCTCGTACTTTGTAAAGTTATGCGTTTTTGCACGGACGACTGGGCCGAGAAACAATCGAGAAAACAGGAATTACTAACCTTTTGGCGCAAGCGAGAGGCTTTGTCCGTTGAAAGTAATAGTATTGTTTGTTTTGTCTGTTCTGGGTCTACTTGGAGCAAACCCAAGCAGACTaacgcactctaataggttggcgtcatcggaatcaacctattagagtgcgttgaTCTGCTTGGTTTTGCTTCGAGTAGACCCAGAACAGACAAAACGAACAAGGCTAATATTTTGCTGTAGGGTCACTGAGTTACAATTCCCaacaacttaaaaaaatagtattacaCGAACTTCATTTCAGCCATTTCGAAATTTGTAAGATGAAAGCCCTGGCTCGCTCGTTTATTTGGTGGCCAGCGCTTGATAGGGATTTAGAGGAGATTACTCGACTTGCAAGCGAtgtttgaaaacaaaaaaaatgccGATAAAAATTCCGTTAATCCCCTGGGTGTGGCCAACTACACGTAGCACAGGATAGATGTGGATTTCTTGAGCCCAATCGCGGGCAAAATGATATTGTTGATGACAGATAGTCATTCCAAATGGCTAGAGGCATTTATAATGTCAAGTATGAACGAAGAGGCAACGATAGCGGTTTTTTAAGAAGTTTTCACGcggtacataaaaatttagtgaCGGATAATTTCAAGACCTTTGCGGgtcaaagtttatttaaaaacgcgGGTATTTGTCATAGTACTACACCACCGCAATGTCCAGCGACGAATGGGGCGGCCGAAAACCTTGTGGACACGTTTAAACGTAAAATCACTTGTATGCTCAATAATGGGTTGAGTTTAGAGCAAGCAACTAAACAATTTCTATTTGATTATAGAGCAACCACGCACAGCGCTATAAATCAAACTCCGGCCAAACTAATGTTAGGACGCGAACTCGATTTTCTCTATTACGACAAAAAAAACAGACCATGTACGTGCATCAGAACCGACAAGTAAAAAACTACAGAGATTTCCGCCAAGTAAATTTCGAAGTGGACGGTTCGGTCACGGTTATGGACTATCGCAAAGGAAAAACGTTGGTTCAAGGCAAGATTGTGTTTGGAATTAATGCCTGGTGTGACTTATTTAGTAGAAATTGACGCGAATACCATTTGGAAGCAACATAGCAATGAGGAAACGTAGCGTAACACTCTGATTTTAAGGTAAACGCACCAGATGCTCAATCAAAGAAGGTGCACCCAAGCATTGTGTAGTGCGACGGTCAGAGCGTATCCTCCcgataataaagtattatcaACGGAATAAGAAGGGCAGAATGCGGTATATTGTATTTGGCGTGCCTGGCACGCCACGCCGGTTCCGCGTAATCAACAAGCAAGAGCGCGCGCCGACTGGCGCAGTCGAATATCAGCCTGGATATAGAGCAGACCGGTCAATTAATCGCGGTCGTTTCTCCTGTCGTTTGTATCAATAATCATTTTTCGCTGACTGGGATTCATAATTGTCCTCATTTTCCAAGTAcaacaaaatgattttaaaaaattaaaataattccatttttaaaaaagcaaagaaataaaaattatttttaaattattctatttaaaaaaaattgatttctatttgattttgccatatatatttaaataaatcatattgtCGTATGTCTTTCTTTAAGCCAAACAACTTctgtctgaaacatttttatcttgaaCTTACAGATTCggaaatatttcagaattgattaaaatggccgacttgtttatatttaagcattattttaaaaattaccaaatttttaaatattacttttttcaggatttttacaataaagtattttctaGTTCTCGACTGCAAATTCATAGCGGTATAGATATAAATCATTGTTCGGCGGAAAATggtttaaacttatttttaataccttcAAGGactaaaaaaggtaaaaaattattttagataatttataaaaaatcgaatattAATGTTTGAGTGACATATTTTAATGCtacaattaagataaaaactaTTATGTGTATCATTTTTGTTACCAAATATcgttataaacattatattattaatacattctttttttattgtatttttaatcgtctttgaatcatttttatttttcttaatatttaatcgttcttattgcagaaaatatgattttttgtGAAAGTGAAGAATCTCTTATAGACAAATTACGAACAAGAATACATGGAGTTCCTAGGAATTTAATTACACCTTCTgtattaacagaaaaaaattggtaatttttgattataatattaatataatataatgactCATTTTTGCTATTTGGACGCTAAATTATTTCATCCATATTTTCAGTTATTTATAATCTAACCAGGATTGGGTAGTAACTAACTAGTTGCAaagttaaaagtataataataaatagttaacTCACTATTATCGTTAACCCTTTGTATACACACTGGATGGTTACCATCCATAATTCTCTGACCCCTAAAAATTCAGCGTTCTGTACCTTTTAAATACCggtaataaatgaaaaaaactaaaaaactgcaaaaaatttttttaatcgcaaaatagaattttttaaatataaaatttcttaaattttaatatcaaaagtgtgaaaatactttttctaaatattaaagttaatctatgaattttttcagaattttagtataaatattttaaaagttacagCTGTTTGAAAATTGCCATGGGTGACAACCACCCAATGTGTATgcaaagattgaaaaaaatttgtatacgaagggttaaataataaagtttaaaaaagtttacaacttaattaattataaacaagatgtttaactttaattagtGTTTTGTTATATGTGCATCGAAAGTGATCCCTTATCTGTGGCTGAAGTTCTGAATCTCAGCATTTCAACATTCGTGCACAGTTCTTGTCCTTCAATAAATGGCGTGAATCGAAAACTTTTCGGCACAGCTTTTTTAGTACGATTGGTCATTTTAGCCGTATAGGATTCACATTTTAGCATGTATAGGCGCGTCATCTCGCAAAACGCATATGGTAACTCGAAGATACTACCCAACATTTACAGACATTTATTGCTTCATCGCTTTCGCGAATCtaaatttgattcaatttaCGAAAACCCGACATTCAAGGGACATATTGATGATTTTTTGtaaacacaaatatttttttctaaatttatatgaaagaaaaaaatacaattcccTAAACCCaaacaaacaatatttctttgttattttatatgaacttaattttttaaaaatattaaattatattgaattataaatttatttgatggtctatattataattattttattatttagagtaatctaatttttaaaaattataacgttctaatttaatattatggttattatttaaaatatataacgctCTCTTTTCACACACAAAATTAACTTATCAATTTAATCTTAACATAACTTTTTActgagttaattttttgtttatgtaaatccttaattaattttataaatcattaattttaacttaatttttaatttacttaactTGGCTACAAAGACTTTAAATTTACCTAAttctatttttgattattttattatcgaatatacatgtatatagaaacgaggaaaaaaaatcaagaataaactttttttattccaataaaagatcaatatgagaaatctatataatgtttttatgtatgaaataaCGCAGATATTATCAACAGGTATCATTATGTGTCAAAAGTTATAGAGGTGATCAAGAAAAGCCATCTCTCTTCTGAATACGGAAGATTAATTCCTTAAATCTGAAGACTCGCACGAAAGGACAAAAAAGAACTCAAGATACAATTGATTCAAGATACGAGAGATATActgtttataaattacaatattaaattaagacaTGTAGAAAgtgtgtttaatatatattatatatggtacaaaattaaatcattaaaaacagCTTCTAAGTCTGCAAGAATAATagaatttgcatatttttcattttttattcctaCCACTTCCatcagttttcttttttacttcctctctttttcttctctttctcctcctctccGTTCTtctgtttcatatataaaaattatatataaatttctttttttcaaataaaaataaactcttCACAAATACAAGCTTCACAATTAGAATTTCTTTATGAATAATCTTCCTGTTCGCTGTCACCCTGTTGCATGGACGCCATTTGCGTAACAGCCTGTAGTTGTTGCCACTGCTGCTGCTCCGCGACTGCTTGCTCCTCTCTCGCTTTAGCAAATAATTCCTGCTGCTGTCGCAATAATTCCTCCTCCGGAATTCCCAAATTTTCCAATCTGGTACTCTGACGTCGTCTTTTAGCTGCTACAGCCTTGCAATCTCGTAACACAGCTTCTGCTTCCGCGTTGTAATCGCCAAAGCCCAATTTGTCGAGTGCTTGCAGAACGTGTTCCgcatttatagtttttttctgTTGCTGATTACAAATCTCGTTTGCCTCCGAAGACAGCAGGTGAATGAATTCCGTACAGCAATTTAAGATGAGCTCTCTAGATTCGTTTGCCACTCGCACGTGAGGAAGAATCTCCttgattattttgttaattgatGCACGAGGGAGAGTGAGCTCGTCATCATCGGTCGGCGACATCGCAGCCGAGGCCATTTGATTTCTGGAACATTAAATGAGACATTAAAAAGTGTTTAAATCGAATTATTGTGAATTCAAGATGtatatttgtgataaatatacatttttatttttgttaattaataaaactgacCAGAGTTGTTTTCCAACAAGAAAATAGCAACAATTGTAAAATacgtgaaataaaataaaacataatataatctgAAGGGAGGTTGTTGagtgtacatataaaaaattaaaaggattATGGTCTTTGCACAATATCAGGCAACAGGAAATAGGAACaaggaataaagaaaaatctctctctctctctttcattattcttttttcctgCTACTTGATATTATGCAGAGCCTTAAAGGGATCCTGGAGtgacaaattatttctttccgAACTTGGATTTTCAAATTggaataacaaaatgtaaaattcttttacatgaTTAAAGTATGCACAAAAGTAAAGGGGGCGACATACAATTTGttctgataaattaaaaaaaaatttattagtcacctaatgacaatatttgctttatacgaaaaatctagtttatatgtacaaaatggtCTCGTTGCCcactagaaaaaattttcaggaACAATATCGTGCgattagaaataagattagaagCCTAAAATCGTGGAACGGAGATACTTAATATAAACCGTAGATAATTTATACAACAATTTAAGTCGGAAGCAACATAGAACTTAACAATTttcattcaattataatagatGTGAAACGGTGTACATAGCAGAAATGCGTAGATCAGAACGTCAAATAACAATAGAAgtcaaaaatttgaaagacaTAGGAGTCGAGGACAGTAAAAGTTCGTTAATTATGTGTTCCACTTGTGAGGTGAAAATGGACTGGAAAAAACAACCAAATTCTTAGCATTATGTGTTAATTTCCTAACTGTTAACAAAGATAGAAATgcagtgaaataaaaaattaatacttgcATGGTAATGCTGTATTTAAGAACGTGTGCTCTCTAGGTAGAAAGAGACCAACGATTTAAATATAACGAAACAAACGTAGTCCTTCCAGTCAAAAACATGAGTGATGCGTATTGTGGTAGGCGAAAAGGTAAAGCCATAGAGATAAAGAGGAAGGTAGGGGGGAGGAGAATAAAGTAGGGGGTAAAATAAGAAAGGGATAAACCAAGACTTTTtagttaagaataaaaataaatcagttaaataaataaaataaattaagtaaatgaaataaataaaataaaataaggaataacaataaaaaataaaaatattaaataaattaataataaaaaaggagtttaaataaataaataattaagaattcaagttagtaatgaaaaatttgagaaacactaaaaattaatCCATCTAATCTAAATGTGGGCTATTGTGGTAATATGTCTAACAAGTAACACTACCTAAGTGCAATACGCCGATTTTCTTGAAACTTTGTACATACGTAGTACatcgaaaaatattagacacgtgttttttttattttagctaAAGGCCATTCTACAATTGCGTAAACGTAGTTGTAAACGTAAAGTTGTAAAAAACTGATCaatcacaaataattatttcttttgtgatCGAAAAATGATCGACTGTGATTAGTTGATTTCTTACAACCTTTACTACGTTTAACAAGACGTTTTGAGGTTAAAacgcattcaaaaatttaacacccACAAGAGTAAATTCTAGATGTGCAcagtgtaaaacggacaccactaaattctataaatttatcctaactTTAActacactggaaccccgcgttagcggactgttcggggctttggtccgctaacgcggggttatctcctattgcttggtttcactcccactccgtgaaatacgcgactgcattgctcattgctatccccacacacgctactcatgtgggccgagtgcatatggaggggatagtttccgctaacgcggagtacgctaacgcggggttccagtgtaaAGCAGTAAACTGACTGGTGGTGCCCATTTTActctgtgcgcatctgggacgctccttAGCACAATAATAACTAACACTACTCCTGTTCTCTTACAGTTTTTACAACATTACTTTATTTACTCAGATAACTAAACCTGCAAAAGCAGGATCCCACACAGCAGATCCATAGCCTactgtgtccgcattaagcttgtGTTTTGTAGACAGAATCTGCTGGACAAAATGACAGCATATTGGCAGCAGAAAAGGATCAGATCAGTCGAATGCACCCAGATAACACAGAAATTAACAGAAATTCCTAAAGAActcattttaaagaatacttagcgaagtagaaaaatgaatacataaagaattcttgTGGAACTAGCCACAATGAGTTCACATTGAAGTATTCCTTAAGAGTTCATTGCAATGAATACctcgcgatttattatttggaatactTTGAGTATTCATCAGAAATTACTCGAGTGTTTGGATAactcaattacatttttataattatatatcgattaatacatgttaatttatacttttatacacgaaatgcgctatatataattaacaaaacaatatattaacaaatatgtatgcataaacacgaagtgtttatggatcatcacagggcgttaggatgcgtacggtcttcgaagtcaagcaacgttggCGATGGttaacacttggatgggtgaccgttttttcaggtacagaaattaaacatgctttaacaggtatgACTACGGCTTGGCTGAAATATGGTAtaatcttcttcctcttacaaaattaataaaaattttttattttttaaatttttctgagaaacgtttcaatattataaaaatcgaaacatttatcagaaatcttgaaaataaatttttaattccgtttgagatatctacttGGAGAAGTtctaatgaatattttaagaagttctgaggaattccaacaagtaattctatatgaatactttaagaagtccTGAGGAATTCGAATCATGGTGCATGTAACTTcctacgttattcttaaagtattcttcTATGAATTCCTCAGGAATTACTGTTCAGAAAGGAAGACTACTTTATGAATTCTTTAAGAAGACACTGTGTTATGTGGGCAATCTCTGTCCACAGAACACGAGCTTAATGCAGACACAGTAGGCTATGGATTTGCTGTGGGAGTCTGCTTTTGCAGGTTTGGTTATCTGGATAATTTCattatctaaatgtttttgaGATCACTAATTACGATTTTGCATTAGTTTTACGCGATTCAAAAGgacagatttaaaatagcaAGACAAAAGTCACGgaagtttcaaaaatttgattcaGAGTCGAAGTGGTCCGCCATTTTGAGTGCGCCATATTGAATTTACCATTCTTCATCCGCTACTTATAGATTGGTAGAACTGATGCTAAAATTGTAATCATATGTATCTGAAAAACTTTTTCGAAACTGAAtttgaatacaatttttgaaacttgCGACTTCGGTCTGCTATTCTAAATCTGTCATTCTGAATCTCGCAAAACTAATGTCAAAATCGTAATTAGCTATctcaaaaacattaaattataatgaagtaataatttaaaaactgtaagAAAATGACGCTTAGAAGTAGAATGAGTGTACTTCCGAAAAGGTAAAACCTCCGATCGCGCTAAAATTTTTGCCAAAGCTTACCCttgattagagaagaaagtccCTAAAAGGATTTTCGCCGACATAGCTTTGTTTGCCCTTTATCACTTCCTAAAGTTGCAAACATTTTGACTGTATATCTCtgaaagtattgattttagagaaaaaagtttcaaacaaaaaatggaGCTCATAAAAAGTTCTACAAAAaaggttatatacattttttacgtaaacctaTTATTTTGGCTGTTATGACCCAAAATAACTCGGCGGGAgtctgttttattaaatatgtgaaaattttctaatttaaaagttatacatatttatttaatgtaaacaaaagttgaattgcaaatttgaaaaaaagtaattttttacagtttaatataaaacaaataattctataatcaCACTACCCCGCCGGTTACAGAGAGAAACGACGTTCACGCTTGTACTGTATCACAGGGGTTTGCGACTTCAGATTTAAAACTGTGGccaaataacaaattaaaaatgtttgggttaggttaggttaggaaaaaatacggGGAGGGGGTGCAGGGGGAGGGGCTCCACCCAATTATacgtaattatttgaattttgcgCACTTCTGCCCAGGGCACCTCTATTAGTGGGGTACGGGAGGGAGAGGGCCAAAGACCCTCCTTGCACCcccgcgtgtgtgcgtgcgtgcgtgtgtgtgtatgcgctGTCTACAGCACACATTTTCTATACCTATTTTTTACGCTAATCTTTTCCGAGATACATAATAAaagcttttaaaatgttgaggaaaaaaataccttttttCTTCACGATAACCAAAATAATAGGTTTaggtaaaaaatgtatataaccttTTTTGTAGAGCTTGTTATaagcttcattttttgtttaaaactttttttctctaaaatcaatactttcagagatatacagtaaaaatgtttgcaacttTAGGAAGTGATAAAAGGCAAACAAAGTTTTGTCGGCGAAAATCCTTTTAGGGATTTTCTTCTCATCAAAGGTAagctttggttaaaatttcagcgcgaTTGGAGGTTTCACCTTTTCGAAAGTTTATCCAGTAGAATTAGTTATCATTGTATCATAGAGTGTTAAATTTTCGAATGCGTTTTCTAATCTTAAAACGTCttcttaatcaaaataaagaaacacagtctaatatttttcgatGTACTACGTGTATACAAAGTTTCAAGATCAGCGTGTTGCACTTGGGTAGTTGCACCTGTAAATACGAATTTGATAGGAATTCAGTGTCAACTTGTTTATTTAAgctcattttttatatgtagcATTTCGAATACAAGTCTTTTTTGGTAAGAAGGTACTTTgtctaaaattttgacatgCTCAGTCAGACTCCGGACATTTCTAATCTACGAGTAGAAATTACAGATGGTGAGCCACATTTTTCatgaatatcttttttgtgTTCTTTAACTCTGGTAATCAATTTTCTCTTGCTTTGGCTCACATAAGATGCCTCATAATCTTGGCAAGATACTCTGTACACCACATCGTAACACGACATGCTATCTAACGGGCGTgccattttttatcaaatgttttaaattgttcTTGATAGAAAATGCTATTCTACAATTTAGATTTCTAGCAtggatgtaaatttttaagcgATAGTTTTAACGAAAGGAATGGTAAAAATGGGatcttttctttacatttttataggtCACTATTCTGGTTATTAACCCATGAGAGTTCTTTACTCCACAGATATTTCAGTCTATTATGTAATGTGTGGAAAAgaaatggaataaaataactatttttaattaatatattgataataagatttatgtttttttcatGGAACATGGGatataacaaatagaaaattctATCTATTAGATCAA comes from the Monomorium pharaonis isolate MP-MQ-018 chromosome 9, ASM1337386v2, whole genome shotgun sequence genome and includes:
- the LOC105834956 gene encoding protein Dr1, translating into MASAAMSPTDDDELTLPRASINKIIKEILPHVRVANESRELILNCCTEFIHLLSSEANEICNQQQKKTINAEHVLQALDKLGFGDYNAEAEAVLRDCKAVAAKRRRQSTRLENLGIPEEELLRQQQELFAKAREEQAVAEQQQWQQLQAVTQMASMQQGDSEQEDYS